Proteins encoded together in one Penicillium digitatum chromosome 1, complete sequence window:
- a CDS encoding RasGAP protein, C-terminal has translation MSVATMLQPASRQSRASTSSSSSFQPVARQTTMSSHDARSLRQSKRMSVTALYLSMSAKDRDLEISDDLAQAQKHLRDLKSRISSQSKKNFVLEKDVRYLDSRIALLIQNRMALEEQNEVASHLDDTADPQEGFFPNDERTQKYGNLLFLLQSEPRHIAHLCRLVSMAEIDSLLQTVMFTIYGNQYESREEHLLLTMFQSVLTYQFDNTPEYSSLLRQNTPVSRMMTTYTRRGPGQSYLKQVLADQINALIELRDVDLEINPLKVYESMVNQIEEESGSLPDYLARSVTAEDAAENAQVQAIIAPRLKMLTDIANGFITTIIDSVDEAPYGIRWICKQIRSLSRRKYPDAQDQTICTLIGGFFFLRFINPAIVTPRSYMLIDATPTEKPRRTLTLIAKMIQNLANKPSYAKEPYMASLQPFIQQNKGRVNKFLLDLCEVQDFYESLEMDNYVALSKRDLELQITLNEMYVMHGLLEKHSSALAQDQYSHLSVLLQELGGAPPQVPRKENRTITVPLFSKWETALDDLTAALDITQEEVFFMEAKSTFVQILRSLPQKTSVARRPLRLDRIAEAAATLKNDAVMVRKGIRTMELLSQLQDMGVIDRSDEFSLLRDEVEQELVHLGSLKEMVLEETRKLEEVFATIRDHNAYLVGQLETYKSYLHNVRSQSEGKTRGGKTPKNQELGPYKFTHQQLEKEGVIHRSNVPENRRANIYFMFKSPLPGTFVISLHYKGRARGLLELDLKLDDLLEMQKDNLEDLDLEYVQFNVTKVLTLLNKRFARKKGW, from the exons ATGTCCGTTGCGACGATGCTTCAGCCTGCATCCAGACAGTCGCGGGCATCtacctcctcatcctcctcgttTCAGCCAGTGGCACGACAGACCACAATGTCTTCGCACGATGCTCGGTCGCTCCGCCAATCCAAGCGGATGTCGGTTACGGCCCTGTACCTGTCTATGTCCGCCAAAGATCGAGACTTGGAGATTTCTGATGACTTGGCACAAG CACAAAAGCACCTGCGGGATTTGAAGTCGAGGATTTCATCACAATCAAAAAAGAACTTCGTGTTAGAGAAGGATGTGCGGTACCTGGACTCGCGAATTGCATTGCTGATCCAAAATCGAATGGCATTGGAAGAA CAAAATGAAGTCGCCAGCCATCTCGATGATACCGCAGACCCACAGGAAGGATTCTTCCCGAACGATGAACGAACTCAGAAATACGGCAATCTCCTTTTCCTCCTGCAATCGGAACCCCGCCATATCGCCCACCTCTGCCGACTCGTTTCCATGGCCGAAATCGATTCCCTTCTCCAAACCGTCATGTTCACCATATACGGAAACCAGTACGAGAGCCGCGAAGAGCATCTTCTGCTTACTATGTTCCAGTCCGTCCTCACATACCAGTTCGATAACACACCGGAGTATTCGTCCCTGTTGCGCCAAAACACTCCAGTTTCTCGCATGATGACCACCTACACGCGCCGTGGCCCCGGCCAGAGTTATTTGAAGCAGGTGCTGGCAGACCAAATTAACGCGCTGATTGAATTGCGGGACGTGGATCTGGAGATCAACCCCTTGAAGGTGTATGAGAGCATGGTTAATCAGATCGAAGAAGAAAGCGGTTCTCTTCCGGATTACTTGGCCCGGTCTGTAACTGCCGAAGATGCTGCTGAAAATGCCCAGGTGCAGGCCATTATTGCCCCACGTTTGAAGATGTTGACGGATATCGCCAACGGATTCATCACAACCATCATTGATTCGGTAGACGAGGCTCCGTATGGGATTAGATGGATCTGTAAGCAGATTCGCAGTCTCTCCCGCAGAAAGTATCCCGATGCCCAGGACCAAACTATCTGCACTCTTATTGGtggtttcttctttttgcgCTTCATCAACCCAGCAATAGTTACTCCTCGCTCCTACATGTTGATTGATGCCACGCCCACAGAAAAGCCTCGCCGGACCCTGACGCTGATCGCCAAGATGATTCAGAACCTGGCAAACAAACCTTCCTATGCCAAGGAACCTTACATGGCCAGCCTGCAGCCCTTCATTCAGCAGAACAAAGGGCGTGTCAACAAGTTCCTGCTTGATCTGTGTGAAGTCCAGGATTTTTATGAGAGTCTTGAAATGGACAACTATGTTGCCTTGTCGAAACGCGACCTTGAGCTCCAGATCACTCTCAATGAAATGTACGTCATGCATGGTCTTCTAGAGAAACACAGTTCAGCGCTTGCCCAGGACCAATACTCGCACTTGTCTGTGCTGCTCCAAGAATTGGGTGGTGCTCCCCCTCAGGTTCCCCGCAAGGAGAACCGAACAATTACCGTCCCTTTATTCAGTAAATGGGAGACTGCTCTCGATGATTTGACAGCCGCGCTCGACATCACCCAGGAAGAAGTGTTCTTCATGGAGGCCAAGTCAACATTTGTCCAAATCCTTCGATCTCTGCCTCAGAAAACTTCAGTCGCGCGCCGACCTTTGCGCCTCGACCGGATTGCCGAGGCCGCGGCGACCTTGAAAAATGATGCCGTGATGGTGCGTAAGGGCATCCGAACCATGGAACTACTCAGCCAACTGCAAGACATGGGCGTGATTGACCGATCTGACGAGTTCAGTTTGCTTCGTGACGAAGTGGAGCAGGAACTGGTGCACTTGGGTTCCCTCAAGGAAATGGTCTTGGAAGAGACGCGGAAGCTCGAGGAGGTTTTCGCGACCATCCGCGACCATAATGCTTACTTAGTCGGCCAGCTAGAGACATACAAGTCCTACCTCCACAACGTGCGTAGTCAGTCCGAGGGCAAAACCCGCGGCGGCAAGACGCCAAAAAACCAGGAACTTGGCCCGTACAAGTTCACCCATCAGCAGCTGGAGAAAGAGGGTGTCATCCACCGCAGCAATGTTCCAGAAAATCGAAGAGCGAATATCTACTTTATGTTCAAGAGTCCTTTGCCAGGCACCTTCGTCATCAGTCTGCACTACAAAG GACGAGCCCGTGGATTATTGGAGCTCGATCTCAAGCTGGACGATCTCTTGGAGATGCAAAAAGACAACCTGGAGGACCTCGATCTGGAATATGTCCAATTCAACGTCACCAAGGTTCTTACCCTCCTAAACAAACGATTTGCACGAAAGAAGGGGTGGTAA
- a CDS encoding Cellular retinaldehyde binding/alpha-tocopherol transport: protein MAATESQLPTDPKYDQYDFPTTAPEAQPGHPGHTSPEQDAKVQQLRAELEKLGFTERLDTLTLLRFLRARKFDIEAAKAMFTASEKWRKEFGTDDLARNFDYPEKEEVFKFYPQYYHKTDKDGRPVYIEKLGKIDLNQMYKITTADRMLQNLVCEYEKLADPRLPACSRKAGKLLETCCTVMDLKGVGITSVPSVYGYVKQASDISQNHYPERLGKLYLINAPWGFSTVFGAIKGFLDPVTVSKIHVLGSGYQKELLAQVPAENMPVEFGGSCKCPGGCELSDMGPWQEAEWARPPKWASAKEVAEPVVQNEDPGYEKKDVEGQEGVQTSA, encoded by the exons ATGGCGGCCACAGAATCCCAGTTGCCTACCGACCCCAAGTACGACCAGTACGACTTCCCCACCACCGCTCCGGAAGCGCAGCCTGGTCACCCCGGCCACACCTCCCCCGAACAGGATGCAAAGGTGCAACAGCTCCGCGCTGAGCTCGAGAAGCTCGGCTTCACTGAGCGTTTGGATACGCTGACCCTCCTGCGATTCCTGCGTGCCCGCAAGTTTGATATTGAGGCTGCCAAGGCTAT GTTCACTGCTAGCGAGAAGTGGCGGAAGGAATTCGGCACCGATGATCTAGCTCGCAACTTCGACTACCCCGAGAAGGAGGAAGTCTTCAAGTTCTACCCTCAGTACTACCACAAGACCGACAAG GATGGCCGCCCCGTCTACATCGAGAAGCTCGGCAAGATCGACCTGAACCAGATGTACAAGATCACCACTGCCGACCGCATGCTGCAGAACCTGGTGTGCGAGTACGAGAAGCTGGCCGACCCACGTTTGCCCGCTTGTTCGCGCAAGGCCGGCAAGCTGCTTGAGACCTGCTGCACTGTCATGGACCTGAAGGGTGTCGGCATCACCAGTGTGCCATCCGTCTACGGATACGTCAAGCAGGCCTCAGACATCTCGCAAAACCACTACCCCGAGCGTCTGGGCAAGCTTTACCTGATCAACGCGCCGTGGGGCTTCAGCACCGTCTTCGGTGCCATCAAGGGCTTCCTTGACCCCGTCACCGTCAGCAAAATTCACGTCCTCGGCAGTGGATACCAGAAGGAGCTTCTGGCCCAGGTCCCCGCTGAGAATATGCCCGTTGAGTTCGGAGGCTCTTGCAAGTGTCCCGGTGGCTGTGAACTCTCTGATATGGGCCCCTGGCAGGAGGCTGAGTGGGCTCGTCCCCCTAAGTGGGCCTCCGCCAAGGAGGTTGCTGAGCCTGTCGTTCAGAATGAGGATCCCGGATATGAGAAGAAGGATGTTGAGGGTCAGGAGGGTGTTCAGACTAGCGCTTGA